The following proteins are co-located in the Streptomyces sp. DT2A-34 genome:
- a CDS encoding non-ribosomal peptide synthetase, protein MSEHSQRSALPLTAAQLEIWLSAQIRGVAPVFSMQREIFGPMDPPLFARALRQVVAETDALHTRFVTEDGQVRQIPNPSLEWEPAFVDLSDAVDPRAAADDWIDRHWERSYDITRGPLFAYALFRLGPDRFLWHQQYHHLIGDAVGASLVERRVEEVYRRLTRGELAGPSSYGSLAALADEETDYLTSEEFARDRAYWLDRAAGGLVPSVLDRESGTRPDPRGPDVVRGSLWTRHTTIEVAGLNRAADAAGVRRSAVIFAAVAAYLSVVTAESEVVVNLPVGARTGPVGRTTPGVLANILPVRVRVDRRESFADLARQVAELIREAVEHQRFRAEFLAREAGAGAPAHGQVRRGVLVNIIAAGGDLEFDGHRTEREITFARPEDLSMRFQSVDADRIAFFLGANPELWDGASLEGHQERFLRVLEQVVADPGMCVGSVDLLVEGERERLEGWNDTACVVPGGSWVELWRAQVARTPDAVAVVSPDEDEGPLSYTELDARVNRLAHWLREQGAGPEGVVGVAVPRGVGMVVAILGVLRAGAAYLPLDLEHPAERITFMLEETRPGLVLTTTAVADGLPVVAGVHTVALDGPVGVEVAARPAADLILEGVGLRADHPAYVMYTSGSTGRPKGVVVPHRGVVNYVSWLQAEFGIGPGERLLHKTPVTFDVSVRELLWPLAVGAALVLARPDGQRDARYIAGLIRAERVTGTHFVPSMLEVFAQEPAAAACTGLRWVMCSGEALSPSAVTQLAARLDVPIHNLYGPTEASVEVTVCRDVTADGPVPIGLPVANTRLYVLDSTLRLVPPGTAGELYLAGEGLARGYSRRAGLTAGRFVACPFEPGERMYRTGDIVRRRRDGRLDYLGRADDQVKIRGFRIEPGEIEAVLCRHPDIAQAAVTVHENPTGPPRLAAYLVPAHPAALDPVSVREFTARRLPEYMVPAACTVLDELPLLPNGKLDRRALPAADFTTLATSRPARTPHEEALRALFADLLGVPGIGIDDNLFTLGGDSLLAIRLAARAQTQLGTDITIRDIFQTPTPAGLAALTRRGLPQRPALTAMARPERIPLSFAQNRLWFLDNLDGSGSAYHIPLAVRLKGELSPAALEAALADVTDRHEILRTVSPDDGGNPWQRVLPADRARPRLTVSDVDADAVRQLLADEVARPFDLAREIPLRARLLRTAADEHVLLILLHHIAADGWSLGVLIRELNTAYRARLEGSAPQWQPLPVQYADYTLWQHGFLGSQAQDGAPVAGPGQEQADFWRRVLAGAPECIDLPCDRPRPATAGRDGAVLELRWPPTLHQGITELARESGASVFMVLQAALAAVLTRLGAGEDIVLGAPVAGRGQDALDGLIGFFVNTLALRTDTSGNPAFRDLLRRVRDADLDAYAHQDLPFERLVDLLSPTRSLAHHPVFQVMLAVDNTSRPPLSFPGVESRYENVLSTEAKFDLSFNFAETRDGDGRGAPAGIRGTLHYRTDLFEESTARAFADRLERFLSQVVAAPGTRLAATELLGADELRLLDGWNDSAYPIPDTDWTGLFEERAAGTPDAVALVSPDEGDAPVSYGALNEEANRLAHWLLRRGTGPEDVVAVAVPRGVRMVVAILAVLKAGAAYLPVDPDHPAERVAYLLRDGRPGLLLATAATAGRLPAVDGVSVAAVDAPDVVRELNALPGSDPTAGDRPRPLLPAHPAYVVHTSGSTGRPKGVVIHRRGLVDFAQWLQREYRLAPDDRMLHKSPVTFDASVIELLWPLTTGAAVVLARPGGQQDPRYIAEVIAAEAVSAVHFVPSMLEVFTQEPAAARCTGLKWVMCGGEALPAATVTAATELLGIPVHNTYGPTETTVFVSACQALPGEAVTVGRPVSNTRLYVLDPALRPVPPGVAGELYVAAEGLARGYAGRAALTAERFVACPFGSGERMYRTGDVVRRRGDGQLEHLGRTDEQVKIRGVRIEPGEVEAALLRHEAVGQAAVTVHEDSVGTRRLVGYLVPAAGPGRASDALDVAEVRRFVAGLLPDSLVPAVCVALPGLPLSPNGKLDRRALPAPDFTTTAGRAPRTPREEVLCGLFADLLALPCVGVDDDFFTVGGDSILSIQLVSRARAQGLAISVRDVFEQKTPARLAAVAADVADEEEHAGSADDGTGAVPLTAVMHERLQRGGPVEEFNQTLLLVVPPDADEARLAAALGLLLDHHDTLRLRITTGPSQPWELDIAPRGSADPAACLTRVDVTGPHGDAQGTASGPWSEERQRVVRAEAEAARGRLDPYSGRVVQAVWFDAGPREPGRLLLVIHHLAVDAVSWGVLLPDLARAWDLAADADADRDGVRSLDRVATSFRTWARALTAEAGRPARAAELPHWSAVLSDVEPLPGVREAGTGPASSVTVTLPREETLPLLTDIPAAFHATVEDVLLTALTMAFQRWRGPRAGGGGPLVVGLESHGRQAVDSMPRGIDLSRTVGWFTVCRPVRLDLGSLDATRDVLAGAAVGQAVKHVKELVRRAPDKGLGYGLLRYLNPETAPRLAALPHPQITFNYLGRVTRAAGATTPWTRAPEAHGLAAESSGATASGGVEINAVANEDGGGPVLQATLSAPGGTLGAEDLGRLAALWRTALTTVVTGASRPDAGGRTPSDVPLVSLDQQQIDDLESVWRALNSRN, encoded by the coding sequence ATGTCCGAGCACAGCCAGCGTTCCGCCCTGCCCCTGACAGCCGCACAACTGGAGATCTGGCTCTCAGCGCAGATCCGCGGAGTCGCCCCTGTGTTCTCGATGCAGCGTGAAATCTTCGGGCCGATGGATCCGCCGTTGTTCGCAAGGGCGTTGCGGCAGGTCGTCGCGGAAACGGACGCCCTGCATACACGCTTCGTGACCGAGGACGGGCAGGTGCGACAGATCCCGAATCCGTCGCTGGAGTGGGAGCCGGCCTTCGTCGACCTTTCCGACGCGGTCGACCCGCGCGCGGCGGCCGACGACTGGATCGACCGCCACTGGGAGCGCTCTTACGACATCACGCGCGGGCCGCTGTTCGCGTACGCGCTGTTCCGGCTCGGCCCGGACCGCTTCCTGTGGCATCAGCAGTACCACCATCTGATCGGCGACGCCGTCGGCGCCTCACTGGTGGAGCGGCGAGTGGAGGAGGTCTACCGGCGGCTCACACGCGGAGAGCTGGCCGGGCCCTCGTCCTACGGCTCGCTCGCGGCCCTGGCCGACGAGGAAACGGACTACCTCACCTCCGAGGAGTTCGCCCGGGACCGTGCGTACTGGCTCGACAGGGCGGCTGGCGGCCTGGTCCCGTCCGTTCTCGACCGAGAGAGTGGCACGCGGCCGGACCCCCGCGGTCCTGACGTCGTGCGCGGCAGTCTGTGGACCCGGCACACGACGATCGAGGTCGCCGGGCTGAACCGCGCGGCCGACGCGGCGGGGGTACGGCGCTCCGCAGTGATCTTCGCCGCCGTGGCCGCGTACCTCAGCGTGGTCACCGCCGAGAGCGAGGTGGTTGTCAACCTCCCTGTCGGCGCCCGCACCGGGCCCGTCGGCCGGACCACGCCCGGCGTGCTGGCGAACATCCTCCCGGTACGTGTCCGCGTCGACCGTCGGGAGTCGTTCGCCGACCTCGCCCGGCAAGTGGCGGAACTGATCAGGGAGGCCGTCGAGCACCAGCGTTTCCGGGCGGAGTTTCTGGCACGCGAGGCGGGGGCGGGGGCACCCGCACACGGTCAGGTGCGGCGGGGTGTGCTGGTCAACATTATCGCCGCAGGCGGCGACCTGGAGTTCGACGGCCACCGGACGGAGCGGGAGATCACCTTCGCCCGCCCCGAGGACCTGTCGATGAGGTTCCAGTCCGTCGATGCCGATCGCATCGCCTTCTTCCTCGGCGCTAATCCCGAGTTGTGGGATGGGGCGAGTCTGGAGGGGCATCAGGAGCGGTTTTTGCGGGTGTTGGAGCAGGTGGTTGCGGATCCGGGGATGTGTGTGGGGTCGGTGGATCTGCTGGTGGAGGGGGAGCGTGAGCGGCTGGAGGGGTGGAACGACACGGCGTGTGTCGTGCCGGGGGGTAGTTGGGTGGAGCTGTGGCGGGCGCAGGTGGCGCGGACCCCGGACGCGGTGGCGGTGGTGAGTCCGGACGAGGACGAAGGGCCGCTGTCGTATACGGAGTTGGATGCGCGGGTGAACCGGCTGGCGCACTGGCTGAGGGAGCAGGGGGCAGGCCCGGAGGGTGTGGTGGGCGTGGCGGTGCCCCGGGGTGTGGGCATGGTGGTGGCGATCCTGGGGGTGCTGAGGGCGGGGGCGGCGTATCTGCCGCTGGACCTGGAGCATCCGGCGGAGCGGATCACGTTCATGCTGGAGGAGACGCGTCCCGGCCTGGTACTGACCACGACCGCGGTGGCGGACGGGCTGCCGGTGGTGGCGGGAGTACACACGGTGGCGCTGGACGGTCCTGTCGGCGTCGAGGTGGCCGCGCGGCCGGCGGCCGACCTGATTCTGGAGGGTGTGGGGCTGCGGGCGGATCATCCGGCTTACGTCATGTATACGTCGGGGTCGACGGGCCGGCCGAAGGGTGTGGTGGTTCCGCACCGGGGTGTTGTGAACTATGTGTCCTGGTTGCAGGCGGAGTTCGGGATCGGGCCGGGGGAGAGGCTGCTGCACAAGACGCCGGTGACGTTCGATGTGTCGGTGCGTGAGCTGTTGTGGCCGTTGGCGGTGGGTGCGGCGCTGGTACTGGCCCGGCCGGACGGGCAGCGGGACGCGCGTTATATCGCCGGGCTGATCAGGGCGGAGCGGGTGACGGGGACGCATTTCGTGCCCTCGATGCTGGAGGTGTTCGCGCAGGAGCCCGCAGCCGCCGCCTGCACCGGTCTGCGGTGGGTGATGTGCAGCGGGGAGGCACTGTCCCCGTCCGCGGTGACACAGCTGGCCGCCCGCCTGGACGTTCCCATCCACAACCTCTACGGCCCCACCGAAGCATCCGTGGAGGTGACTGTCTGCCGCGATGTGACTGCGGACGGTCCGGTGCCGATCGGTCTGCCTGTAGCGAATACGCGCTTGTACGTGCTGGATTCGACGTTGCGTCTGGTGCCGCCGGGCACGGCGGGCGAGCTGTACCTGGCGGGTGAGGGGCTGGCGCGTGGGTATTCCCGGCGTGCGGGGCTGACCGCAGGGCGGTTCGTGGCCTGTCCGTTCGAGCCGGGTGAGCGGATGTACCGCACCGGTGACATTGTGCGTCGGCGACGCGACGGCCGCCTGGACTACCTCGGGCGGGCGGACGACCAGGTCAAGATCCGCGGGTTCCGCATCGAGCCCGGCGAGATCGAGGCCGTGCTCTGCCGCCACCCCGACATAGCGCAGGCCGCGGTCACCGTGCACGAGAACCCCACCGGCCCGCCCCGTCTGGCCGCCTACCTCGTCCCCGCCCACCCCGCCGCACTGGACCCGGTGTCCGTACGCGAGTTCACCGCCCGCCGGCTGCCCGAGTACATGGTCCCCGCCGCCTGCACAGTCCTGGACGAACTGCCCCTGTTGCCGAACGGGAAGCTGGACCGGCGGGCACTGCCCGCAGCCGACTTCACCACACTCGCCACCTCACGCCCGGCCCGCACCCCTCACGAGGAAGCACTGCGCGCCCTGTTCGCCGACCTCCTCGGCGTCCCCGGTATCGGCATCGACGACAACCTCTTCACGCTCGGCGGCGACTCCCTCCTCGCCATCCGCCTCGCCGCACGCGCCCAGACCCAACTCGGCACCGACATCACCATCCGCGACATCTTCCAGACCCCCACCCCCGCCGGGCTGGCCGCGCTGACCAGACGGGGCCTCCCGCAGCGCCCGGCGCTGACGGCGATGGCGCGGCCGGAGCGGATACCGCTGTCGTTCGCGCAGAACCGGCTGTGGTTCCTGGACAACCTGGACGGCTCCGGCAGCGCGTACCACATCCCGCTGGCCGTGCGGCTGAAGGGCGAGCTGAGCCCGGCGGCCCTGGAGGCCGCGCTCGCCGACGTGACGGACCGGCACGAGATCCTGCGGACGGTGTCCCCCGACGACGGCGGCAATCCCTGGCAGCGGGTCCTCCCGGCGGACCGGGCACGTCCGCGGCTGACGGTCTCGGACGTGGACGCCGATGCCGTCAGGCAGCTCCTGGCCGACGAGGTCGCGCGGCCCTTCGACCTCGCTCGGGAGATCCCCCTGCGGGCGCGCCTGCTGCGGACGGCCGCCGACGAGCACGTCCTGCTGATCCTGCTGCACCACATCGCCGCGGACGGCTGGTCCCTGGGCGTCCTGATCCGTGAGCTCAACACGGCCTACCGGGCACGCCTTGAGGGGAGCGCACCGCAGTGGCAGCCGCTGCCGGTCCAGTACGCGGACTACACCCTGTGGCAGCACGGGTTCCTCGGCTCGCAGGCTCAGGACGGCGCGCCCGTCGCCGGGCCCGGACAGGAACAGGCGGACTTCTGGCGGCGTGTGCTGGCCGGGGCCCCCGAGTGCATCGACCTGCCCTGCGACCGGCCTCGCCCCGCCACGGCCGGCCGGGACGGGGCGGTGCTGGAGCTGCGCTGGCCGCCCACGCTGCACCAGGGGATCACGGAACTCGCCCGCGAGAGCGGCGCCAGCGTCTTCATGGTGCTGCAGGCCGCGCTCGCGGCCGTCCTGACCCGGCTCGGCGCGGGAGAGGACATCGTGCTGGGCGCGCCCGTCGCCGGGCGGGGCCAGGACGCTCTCGACGGGCTCATCGGGTTCTTCGTCAACACGCTCGCCCTGCGCACCGACACCAGCGGCAACCCCGCCTTCCGCGACCTGCTGCGCCGCGTCCGCGACGCCGACCTCGACGCCTACGCCCACCAGGACCTGCCCTTCGAGCGCCTCGTCGACCTGCTCAGCCCCACCCGCAGCCTCGCCCACCACCCGGTCTTCCAGGTGATGCTGGCCGTCGACAACACCTCCCGCCCGCCGCTGTCCTTCCCCGGAGTCGAGTCCCGGTACGAGAACGTCCTTTCCACCGAGGCCAAGTTCGACCTGTCCTTCAACTTCGCCGAGACCCGTGACGGCGACGGCCGCGGTGCGCCCGCCGGGATCCGCGGAACGCTGCACTACCGCACCGACCTGTTCGAGGAGTCCACGGCGAGGGCGTTCGCCGACCGCCTGGAGCGCTTCCTGAGCCAGGTCGTGGCCGCCCCCGGCACCCGGCTCGCGGCTACCGAGCTTCTCGGCGCCGACGAACTGCGCCTCCTGGACGGCTGGAACGACTCCGCGTACCCGATACCGGACACCGACTGGACCGGGCTCTTCGAGGAACGGGCGGCCGGGACCCCGGACGCGGTGGCCCTGGTGAGCCCCGACGAAGGCGACGCCCCGGTGTCGTACGGGGCGTTGAACGAGGAGGCCAACCGGCTCGCCCACTGGCTGCTGCGCCGCGGCACGGGCCCCGAGGACGTCGTCGCCGTCGCCGTGCCGCGCGGGGTGCGCATGGTGGTCGCGATCCTCGCCGTGCTCAAGGCGGGCGCCGCCTATCTGCCGGTCGACCCCGACCATCCCGCCGAGCGCGTGGCCTACCTGCTGCGGGACGGACGTCCCGGGCTGCTGCTCGCCACCGCCGCCACCGCCGGGAGGCTCCCGGCCGTCGACGGGGTGAGCGTCGCGGCCGTCGACGCCCCGGACGTCGTGCGGGAGCTGAACGCGCTGCCGGGTAGCGATCCCACCGCCGGGGACCGGCCGCGTCCGCTGCTGCCGGCCCACCCCGCCTATGTCGTCCACACCTCGGGCTCGACCGGCCGCCCCAAGGGCGTGGTGATCCACCGCCGGGGGCTGGTCGACTTCGCGCAGTGGCTGCAGCGGGAGTACCGGCTGGCGCCCGACGACCGGATGCTGCACAAGTCGCCGGTCACCTTCGACGCGTCGGTGATCGAGCTGCTGTGGCCGCTGACGACGGGCGCGGCCGTCGTGCTGGCGCGGCCCGGCGGCCAGCAGGACCCGCGGTACATCGCGGAGGTCATCGCCGCCGAGGCCGTGTCCGCCGTGCATTTCGTGCCGTCGATGCTGGAGGTGTTCACGCAGGAGCCGGCCGCCGCCCGCTGCACGGGGCTGAAGTGGGTGATGTGCGGCGGCGAGGCACTGCCCGCGGCGACCGTCACCGCCGCGACCGAGCTGCTGGGGATCCCGGTCCACAACACCTACGGCCCCACTGAGACCACCGTCTTCGTCTCCGCCTGCCAGGCGCTGCCGGGCGAGGCGGTGACCGTCGGCCGGCCCGTGTCCAACACCCGCCTGTACGTGCTGGACCCGGCGCTGCGACCGGTACCGCCGGGGGTCGCGGGGGAGTTGTACGTCGCCGCCGAGGGGCTCGCGCGCGGCTACGCCGGCCGCGCCGCGCTGACCGCCGAACGCTTCGTGGCCTGCCCGTTCGGCTCCGGGGAGCGCATGTACCGGACCGGGGACGTGGTGCGCCGGCGCGGCGACGGACAGCTGGAGCACCTGGGACGGACGGACGAGCAGGTCAAGATCCGCGGGGTGCGCATCGAGCCCGGCGAGGTCGAGGCCGCCCTGCTGCGCCACGAGGCCGTCGGCCAGGCGGCCGTGACGGTGCACGAGGACTCCGTGGGCACCAGGCGGCTGGTCGGCTACCTCGTGCCCGCCGCCGGCCCCGGCAGGGCGTCCGACGCGCTGGACGTGGCGGAGGTCCGGCGGTTCGTCGCCGGGCTGCTGCCGGACTCCCTGGTGCCCGCCGTGTGCGTCGCCCTCCCCGGACTGCCGCTGTCGCCGAACGGGAAGCTGGACCGGCGGGCGCTGCCCGCGCCGGACTTCACCACGACGGCCGGCCGCGCACCCCGGACCCCGCGCGAGGAGGTGCTGTGCGGGCTGTTCGCCGACCTCCTCGCGCTGCCCTGCGTCGGCGTCGACGACGACTTCTTCACCGTCGGCGGGGACAGCATCCTGTCGATCCAGCTCGTCAGCAGGGCTCGGGCACAGGGCCTGGCGATCTCGGTACGGGACGTCTTCGAGCAAAAGACACCGGCCCGGCTCGCCGCCGTGGCCGCGGACGTCGCGGACGAGGAGGAGCACGCCGGGAGCGCCGACGACGGAACCGGAGCGGTCCCGCTGACCGCCGTCATGCACGAGCGCCTGCAACGCGGCGGCCCCGTCGAGGAGTTCAACCAGACCCTGCTGCTGGTGGTCCCGCCGGACGCGGACGAGGCCCGCCTCGCCGCCGCGCTGGGTCTCCTGCTCGACCACCACGACACACTGCGGCTGCGGATCACCACCGGGCCGTCGCAGCCCTGGGAACTGGACATCGCGCCGCGCGGCTCGGCCGACCCCGCGGCCTGCCTCACCCGCGTCGACGTCACCGGCCCGCACGGCGACGCCCAGGGCACTGCCTCGGGCCCCTGGAGCGAGGAGCGGCAGAGGGTCGTCCGGGCCGAGGCCGAGGCCGCGCGCGGACGTCTGGACCCGTACTCCGGCCGTGTCGTCCAGGCCGTCTGGTTCGACGCCGGTCCGCGGGAGCCGGGCCGGCTGCTGCTGGTGATCCACCACCTCGCCGTCGACGCCGTGTCCTGGGGCGTTCTCCTGCCGGACCTGGCCCGCGCCTGGGACCTGGCCGCCGACGCCGACGCCGACCGCGACGGTGTCCGGTCGCTCGACCGGGTCGCCACCTCGTTCCGCACCTGGGCCCGCGCCCTCACGGCCGAGGCCGGCCGGCCCGCTCGGGCCGCCGAACTCCCGCACTGGTCCGCCGTCCTGAGCGACGTCGAACCCCTGCCGGGCGTGAGGGAGGCGGGCACGGGCCCGGCGTCCTCCGTCACGGTGACCCTGCCGCGTGAGGAGACGCTCCCGCTGCTCACCGACATACCGGCGGCCTTCCATGCCACCGTCGAGGACGTCCTGCTCACCGCCCTGACCATGGCGTTCCAGCGCTGGCGCGGGCCGCGCGCGGGCGGGGGAGGCCCGTTGGTCGTCGGGCTGGAGAGCCACGGCCGGCAGGCCGTCGACAGCATGCCGCGCGGTATTGACCTCTCCCGCACGGTCGGCTGGTTCACCGTGTGCCGCCCGGTCCGGCTCGACCTCGGCTCGCTGGACGCCACACGGGACGTCCTCGCGGGCGCGGCGGTCGGCCAGGCCGTCAAGCACGTCAAGGAACTGGTGCGCCGGGCCCCCGACAAGGGCCTCGGCTACGGACTGCTGCGCTACCTCAATCCCGAGACCGCCCCGCGCCTCGCCGCACTGCCCCACCCGCAGATCACGTTCAACTACCTGGGCCGCGTCACCAGAGCCGCCGGGGCGACCACTCCGTGGACCCGCGCCCCGGAGGCGCACGGCCTCGCGGCCGAGTCGTCCGGGGCAACCGCGAGCGGCGGCGTCGAGATCAACGCCGTGGCCAACGAGGACGGCGGCGGACCCGTGCTCCAGGCCACCCTCTCCGCTCCCGGCGGCACGCTCGGAGCCGAGGACCTCGGCCGCCTGGCCGCCCTGTGGCGCACCGCGCTCACCACGGTCGTCACCGGCGCGAGCCGGCCCGACGCCGGCGGCCGGACCCCGTCCGACGTGCCGCTCGTCTCGCTCGACCAGCAGCAGATCGACGATCTCGAAAGCGTCTGGCGCGCGCTGAACTCCAGGAACTGA
- the ccrA gene encoding crotonyl-CoA carboxylase/reductase, translating into MQEIVSAALSDDASGADFAGIQIPESYRGAVVRKSDTDAFEGMATADKDPRKTLHVQDVPTPEPGLGEVLVAVMASSVNYNTVWSSIFEPMPTFHFLERYGRLHDQARRHDLPYHVIGSDLAGVVLRTGPGVSSWAPGDRVVAHCLSVELESAEGHGDTLLDPQQRIWGFETNFGGLAELALVKANQLMPKARHLSWEESASPGLVNSTAYRQLVSRNGAGMKQGDNVLIWGASGGLGSFATQLALAGGAFPVCVVSSPQKAEICRAMGAEAVIDRGAEGYRFWKDEYTQDPKEWRRFGTRIRELTGGEDIDIVFEHPGRETFGASVYVARKGGTIVTCASTSGYTHEYDNRYLWMSLKRIVGTHFANYREAWEANRLVCKGRIHPTLSKVFPLPDVGEAVHEVHRNLHQGKVGVLCLAPHEGLGITDPDTRDRHLDAINRFR; encoded by the coding sequence GTGCAGGAAATAGTCAGTGCTGCTCTCTCCGACGACGCGTCAGGCGCCGATTTCGCCGGAATTCAAATTCCGGAGAGCTATCGGGGAGCTGTCGTCCGTAAATCCGACACCGATGCTTTCGAGGGAATGGCGACGGCCGACAAGGATCCGCGCAAAACCCTCCACGTACAGGACGTCCCGACGCCCGAACCCGGCCTCGGCGAAGTGCTGGTCGCGGTCATGGCCAGCTCGGTGAACTACAACACCGTGTGGTCCTCGATCTTCGAGCCGATGCCGACCTTCCACTTCCTGGAGCGCTACGGCAGGCTCCACGACCAGGCCCGCCGGCACGACCTGCCATACCACGTCATCGGCTCCGACCTCGCCGGTGTTGTCTTGCGCACCGGCCCGGGGGTTAGCTCCTGGGCGCCCGGCGACCGGGTGGTCGCGCACTGCCTGTCCGTCGAGCTGGAGAGCGCCGAGGGGCACGGGGACACCCTGCTCGATCCGCAGCAGCGGATCTGGGGCTTCGAGACGAACTTCGGGGGCCTGGCCGAACTGGCCTTGGTCAAGGCGAACCAGCTGATGCCGAAGGCACGCCACCTCAGCTGGGAGGAGTCCGCCTCACCCGGCCTGGTCAACTCCACTGCCTACCGGCAGCTGGTCTCACGCAACGGCGCCGGGATGAAGCAGGGCGACAACGTCCTCATCTGGGGCGCCAGCGGCGGACTCGGCTCCTTCGCGACCCAGCTCGCGCTGGCCGGCGGCGCCTTCCCGGTGTGCGTGGTCTCCTCCCCTCAGAAGGCGGAGATCTGCCGCGCGATGGGCGCAGAGGCGGTCATCGACCGCGGCGCCGAGGGCTACCGGTTCTGGAAGGACGAATACACCCAGGACCCGAAGGAGTGGCGGCGCTTCGGCACGCGCATCCGCGAACTGACGGGGGGTGAGGACATCGACATCGTCTTCGAACACCCCGGACGTGAGACGTTCGGAGCCAGCGTGTACGTCGCCCGCAAGGGCGGCACGATCGTGACCTGCGCCTCTACCTCCGGCTACACCCACGAATACGACAACCGCTACCTGTGGATGTCCCTGAAGCGGATCGTCGGCACGCACTTCGCCAACTACCGGGAGGCATGGGAGGCCAACCGCCTGGTGTGCAAGGGCAGGATCCACCCCACCCTGTCGAAGGTATTCCCGCTGCCGGACGTCGGCGAGGCCGTGCACGAGGTCCACCGCAACCTGCACCAGGGCAAGGTGGGCGTGCTGTGCCTGGCGCCGCATGAAGGGCTCGGCATCACCGACCCGGATACGCGTGACCGGCATCTGGACGCCATCAACCGCTTCCGCTGA